The Coffea arabica cultivar ET-39 chromosome 4e, Coffea Arabica ET-39 HiFi, whole genome shotgun sequence genome includes a window with the following:
- the LOC113742250 gene encoding uncharacterized protein, with protein MKKKQQQQEQRVDDGENEHDLEIIKAVAQAWYANSSSSKSSPTEFDAHPRNFKGKPSRFKLEAARKASSGDEYGSSSTSSNWDFGQSLWDSYEIVTISRKLERGLVLDHTFPEKDDAGHVFKQRKESKNSLRNLLNRISSRRFNEPLAPQEEGNQSLDKPG; from the coding sequence ATGAAGAAAAAGCAGCAACAGCAAGAGCAGCGTGTTGATGATGGTGAAAATGAACATGATCTGGAGATCATCAAGGCAGTAGCACAAGCATGGTATGCCAATTCCAGCAGCTCTAAGTCATCACCAACTGAATTTGATGCCCACCCGCGAAATTTCAAGGGCAAGCCTAGCAGATTCAAGCTTGAAGCTGCAAGAAAAGCATCATCAGGTGATGAATATGGCAGTAGTAGTACAAGTAGTAATTGGGATTTTGGCCAATCCCTTTGGGATTCTTATGAGATTGTTACAATTTCAAGAAAGTTGGAAAGAGGTTTAGTTTTGGATCATACATTCCCTGAAAAGGATGATGCAGGGCATGTTTTCAAGCAGAGGAAAGAGAGTAAGAATAGCCTCAGGAATTTACTTAATAGGATATCCTCTAGGAGATTTAATGAACCACTTGCACCCCAAGAAGAAGGAAATCAGTCTCTTGATAAGCCTGGATGA
- the LOC113742249 gene encoding tropinone reductase homolog At5g06060-like encodes MESTVGKISSRWSLSGMTALVTGGTRGIGCAIVEELAGLGAKVHTFSRKESELNERLQGWSSKGFKVTGSVCDASSREQRTQLIGEVSSIFNGKLNILVNNVGTAVFRQAEAFTAEEYNLIMSTNLDSGYHFSQLAYPLLKASGIGNIVFMSSVAGLVHVHHLSVYSMTKGAMNQLTKNLACEWAKDNIRVNSVAPWFIRTSLVEEKLSDKEYEERVESRTPMRRTGEPEEVSSLVAFLCLPAASYITGQVIAVDGGMTVYGFE; translated from the coding sequence ATGGAAAGTACCGTAGGAAAAATTAGTTCAAGATGGTCTCTATCTGGAATGACAGCTCTGGTCACCGGTGGAACTCGAGGAATAGGGTGTGCAATCGTGGAGGAACTAGCCGGACTGGGAGCAAAAGTGCacactttttcaagaaaagaatCAGAACTGAATGAACGGTTGCAAGGGTGGTCCTCCAAGGGATTCAAAGTCACCGGTTCGGTCTGTGATGCATCTTCAAGAGAGCAAAGAACTCAGCTCATCGGAGAGGTCTCTTCCATCTTCAATGGGAAGCTCAATATCCTCGTCAACAACGTTGGAACAGCTGTATTCAGGCAAGCTGAAGCGTTCACTGCTGAAGAGTATAATTTGATTATGTCTACAAATCTTGATTCTGGTTATCATTTCTCTCAACTCGCTTATCCGCTTCTGAAAGCATCTGGGATTGGGAACATCGTGTTCATGTCCTCAGTCGCAGGCCTGGTACATGTGCACCATTTATCTGTTTATTCAATGACAAAAGGTGCAATGAATCAACTCACCAAAAATCTGGCTTGTGAGTGGGCTAAAGATAATATTCGGGTTAATTCTGTTGCGCCATGGTTTATTAGAACCTCATTAGTTGAAGAGAAATTGAGTGACAAAGAATACGAGGAGAGGGTAGAATCAAGAACTCCGATGAGGCGAACCGGAGAACCAGAAGAAGTCTCCTCCCTGGTTGCTTTCCTTTGTCTGCCGGCTGCTTCCTATATCACCGGCCAAGTTATAGCTGTAGATGGAGGAATGACTGTCTATGGATTTGAATAG
- the LOC113742248 gene encoding tropinone reductase homolog At5g06060-like, translated as MSKVGENNSAWSLSGKTALVTGGSRGIGRAIVVELAQLGATVHTFSRKEADLNECLQEWSSKGFKVTGSVCDASSREQRNQLIEKVSSIFNGKLNIVVNNVGTTKMKPAEEFTLEEYDMIMSTNLESSFHFSQLAYPLLKATGIGNIVFISSIAGLVSVEGASVYAATKGAMNQLTRNLACEWAKDNIRVNCLAPGAIKTPLTESVQDYDEKLKKMDARTPMNRAGEPEEVSSLVAFLCLPAASYITGQVIAVDGGLTANGIQWN; from the coding sequence ATGTCAAAGGTAGGAGAAAATAATTCTGCATGGTCTTTGTCGGGAAAAACAGCTCTAGTTACCGGTGGAAGTCGAGGAATTGGCCGTGCAATTGTGGTGGAGCTAGCTCAACTTGGTGCCACAGTCCACACCTTTTCGAGAAAAGAAGCAGATCTGAATGAATGCTTGCAAGAATGGTCCTCCAAGGGATTCAAAGTGACTGGTTCAGTCTGCGATGCATCTTCAAGAGAGCAAAGAAATCAGCTCATCGAAAAGGTCTCTTCCATCTTCAATGGGAAGCTCAACATCGTTGTAAACAACGTTGGAACAACCAAAATGAAGCCAGCTGAAGAGTTTACCTTGGAAGAATATGACATGATCATGTCTACAAATCTTGAATCTTCTTTCCACTTTTCCCAACTCGCTTATCCTCTCCTAAAAGCCACTGGGATTGGAAACATCGTCTTCATTTCTTCTATTGCTGGCTTGGTCAGTGTAGAAGGTGCATCTGTTTATGCAGCAACAAAAGGTGCAATGAATCAACTCACCAGGAATTTGGCTTGTGAATGGGCTAAAGATAACATTCGCGTAAATTGCCTTGCACCTGGGGCTATTAAAACCCCATTAACGGAATCTGTGCAGGATTATGatgaaaaattgaagaaaatggaTGCAAGAACCCCAATGAATCGAGCTGGAGAACCAGAAGAGGTTTCATCCCTCGTTGCTTTCCTTTGTCTGCCAGCCGCTTCCTACATAACCGGACAGGTTATAGCTGTCGATGGAGGACTGACTGCAAATGGAATCCAGTGGAATTAA